The Phycisphaerales bacterium genome includes a region encoding these proteins:
- a CDS encoding NAD-dependent epimerase/dehydratase family protein → MRKPVTLITGANGEIGHGLIEYLRHQDSHDIVALDLKPVDEHLQPYCLASITGDILDDFLMGRLVSEYEIHAIFHLAALLSTRSEYTPETAHSVNVEGTLKLIRLAHEQARWHGHRVKFLFPSSIAAYGLPNLEAKQRAGKVREVDWNFPTTMYGCNKLYCEHLGRYYTFHYRQLAAEWTASGVDFRAIRFPGLISALTMPTGGTSDFAPEMLHAAAQGKPYACFVGPEARIPFMAMPDAIKALIALAAAPQEQLGQCVYNVGAFSPSAAEVRALTLEAFPSAEIRFEPDRAREQIVNTWPADVDDTPARRDWGWQPDYDLQRAFHEYLIPSISRFYAESHP, encoded by the coding sequence ATGCGGAAGCCCGTTACCCTGATCACCGGCGCCAATGGCGAGATCGGCCACGGCCTCATCGAGTACCTGCGACACCAGGACAGCCACGACATCGTCGCGCTCGATCTCAAGCCCGTCGACGAGCACCTCCAACCGTACTGCCTCGCCTCCATCACCGGCGACATACTCGACGATTTCCTGATGGGCCGCCTGGTCAGCGAGTACGAGATTCACGCGATCTTTCACCTGGCCGCCCTCCTCAGCACCCGCTCCGAGTACACCCCCGAAACCGCCCACAGTGTCAACGTCGAGGGCACGCTCAAGCTGATTCGCCTCGCCCACGAACAGGCCCGCTGGCACGGCCATCGTGTGAAGTTCCTCTTCCCCAGTTCCATCGCCGCGTACGGCCTGCCCAACCTCGAGGCCAAGCAGCGCGCCGGCAAGGTGCGCGAAGTCGACTGGAACTTCCCCACCACTATGTACGGCTGCAACAAGCTCTACTGCGAACACCTCGGCCGCTACTACACCTTTCACTATCGCCAACTCGCGGCCGAGTGGACCGCCAGCGGCGTTGACTTCCGCGCGATCCGCTTTCCGGGCCTGATCAGTGCCCTGACCATGCCCACCGGCGGCACCAGCGATTTCGCCCCCGAAATGCTGCACGCGGCGGCCCAAGGCAAGCCCTACGCCTGCTTCGTAGGACCGGAGGCCCGCATCCCTTTCATGGCCATGCCCGATGCCATCAAGGCCCTCATCGCGCTCGCCGCCGCCCCGCAGGAACAGCTCGGCCAGTGCGTCTACAACGTCGGCGCGTTCAGCCCTTCAGCGGCCGAGGTCCGGGCCCTCACGCTCGAGGCCTTTCCCAGCGCCGAGATCCGCTTCGAGCCCGACCGCGCCCGCGAGCAGATCGTCAACACCTGGCCCGCGGATGTGGACGATACGCCCGCCCGGCGCGACTGGGGGTGGCAGCCGGACTATGACCTCCAGCGGGCGTTCCACGAGTACCTCATCCCGAGCATCTCCCGCTTCTACGCCGAATCGCACCCCTGA
- a CDS encoding tetratricopeptide repeat protein, which yields MPEYDDPSTADGLDQGRLAAVALTVLGSLSALVALVWALGHFWDLSHREPEPARLTEYLQVVALLLASWGFAALLWGTAEILRQLIDARDQAAMGGNTPRPANTDPRGDKTMHLLSELVHLTREVRDINLLSDDERAARLRNESADLVQQLELMVPTLLREHNLAEAHQRLQRARERFPGLPVWDQLAGQVEQARQKFETHDVDAATREVDELASLGAWDRALDTVRTLRQRHPNSEKVETLARRVAAARDQATSEERSKLMSQAQEATNRRDWEAALRIVESFIVRFQNSPETLELRQQLPTLRANAEIIRRQRMEGDIKELIRKHQFAEALEIANELVARYPDSPQAVALREQLPRLQQKATEAAAS from the coding sequence ATGCCGGAGTACGATGACCCATCCACCGCGGACGGCCTCGATCAGGGACGATTGGCGGCCGTCGCTCTGACGGTCCTGGGGAGTCTGAGTGCCCTCGTAGCGCTGGTGTGGGCACTCGGCCACTTCTGGGATCTCAGCCATCGGGAGCCGGAGCCCGCGCGCCTCACCGAGTATCTCCAGGTGGTGGCGCTGCTGTTGGCCAGTTGGGGCTTCGCGGCACTGCTGTGGGGCACCGCCGAGATCCTGCGTCAACTGATCGACGCCCGGGACCAGGCCGCCATGGGCGGAAATACCCCGCGACCGGCGAACACGGACCCGCGCGGTGACAAGACCATGCACCTGCTGTCGGAACTGGTGCACCTGACGCGCGAGGTGCGCGACATCAATCTGCTGAGCGACGACGAGCGTGCGGCGCGGTTGAGAAATGAGTCGGCGGACCTCGTGCAGCAGCTCGAACTGATGGTTCCGACCTTACTGCGTGAGCACAATCTCGCCGAAGCGCACCAGCGGTTGCAGCGGGCGCGCGAGCGATTCCCCGGCCTGCCGGTCTGGGATCAACTCGCCGGCCAGGTCGAGCAGGCCCGGCAGAAGTTTGAGACACACGACGTCGACGCGGCGACACGCGAAGTGGACGAACTGGCGTCACTGGGGGCCTGGGATCGGGCGTTGGATACGGTGCGAACGCTGCGGCAGCGACACCCGAACTCTGAGAAGGTCGAGACGCTGGCCCGGCGCGTCGCGGCCGCGCGCGACCAGGCGACCTCGGAGGAGCGCTCCAAGCTGATGTCGCAGGCCCAGGAAGCCACGAATCGGCGGGACTGGGAGGCGGCGCTGCGGATCGTCGAGAGCTTCATCGTGCGGTTCCAGAACTCGCCGGAGACGCTCGAATTGCGGCAGCAGTTGCCGACGCTGCGGGCGAACGCGGAGATCATCCGGCGGCAGCGGATGGAAGGGGACATCAAGGAGCTGATTCGCAAGCACCAGTTCGCGGAGGCGCTGGAGATTGCGAACGAGCTGGTGGCCCGCTACCCGGACTCGCCCCAGGCCGTGGCGCTGCGCGAGCAATTGCCCCGGTTGCAGCAGAAGGCGACCGAGGCAGCGGCGAGCTGA
- a CDS encoding VCBS repeat-containing protein, with protein sequence MPNRRNTVACALAGLGALTLLSTGCAPDYRWCLIDGNCGGGDSRVAGSVFARNRDGTFSEVLIQSRTFTQGRVVSTTTYRPADMQRTPVLVDFNGDGKVDPVVAYNNDKSGVIQILLSYGPPGTVQFQSLTLDGGGNSWANLQDIAVGDIDGDGNLDIVAATRDGIVYLRHPSLSDRTHVLSEWGAATPELELLDNTTEMISEDELQVLIKQAIGPAADVNNYLVTVEQGYTSVVIGDFSNNGNNDIAASRRLRVSLEPRPDLNLEPVEIVAGSIQVLLNPGRAVDGRGWASIVVGQHERHNVLDREGARHLYAYDVDGDGDLDLVSTAVDDRNVQVAWFENPGRPGPIDVGLPWTQRRIGSVRGAFTIDVLDITGDGRVDVVATSPDQMQLVLFVQPESVLDRGYDWFTVPIVNFQSFEPRTVKGIDVDNDGQRELVVGGTNGALRYFKPGPTPLHEWTGYVIMDFQPAGDVGFLGYGDLDGDGDVDLVVVIDAPAANANRVSWVRNELISTP encoded by the coding sequence ATGCCGAATCGCCGTAACACCGTGGCCTGCGCGCTGGCAGGCCTGGGGGCCCTCACCCTGCTGAGTACCGGCTGCGCGCCGGACTACCGCTGGTGCCTGATCGATGGCAACTGTGGCGGCGGGGACAGCCGCGTCGCCGGCAGTGTGTTTGCGCGCAATCGCGACGGGACCTTCAGCGAGGTACTGATCCAGTCGCGGACGTTCACGCAGGGGCGGGTGGTTTCGACGACCACGTACCGACCCGCGGACATGCAGCGCACGCCGGTGCTGGTGGACTTCAACGGCGACGGCAAGGTCGATCCGGTGGTCGCCTACAACAATGACAAATCCGGCGTGATCCAGATCTTGCTGAGCTATGGCCCGCCGGGGACGGTGCAGTTCCAAAGTCTGACACTGGACGGTGGCGGGAACTCGTGGGCGAACCTCCAGGACATCGCCGTTGGTGACATCGACGGCGACGGAAACCTCGACATCGTTGCAGCAACCCGCGACGGCATCGTCTATCTCCGCCACCCCTCACTCTCAGACCGCACGCACGTGCTGAGTGAGTGGGGTGCGGCCACACCAGAACTCGAACTGCTCGACAACACCACGGAGATGATCTCCGAGGACGAGCTGCAAGTGCTGATCAAGCAGGCGATCGGACCGGCGGCGGATGTGAACAACTACCTTGTGACCGTCGAACAGGGCTACACAAGCGTGGTGATCGGCGATTTCAGCAACAACGGCAACAACGACATCGCCGCATCGCGCCGGCTGCGCGTGAGTCTGGAACCGCGGCCCGACCTGAACCTGGAACCCGTCGAAATTGTGGCCGGCTCGATCCAGGTGCTGCTGAACCCGGGGCGGGCGGTGGACGGCCGGGGCTGGGCCTCGATCGTCGTTGGACAGCACGAGCGCCATAACGTGCTCGATCGCGAAGGGGCGCGGCACCTTTACGCCTACGACGTGGACGGTGACGGCGACCTCGATCTGGTTTCGACGGCCGTGGACGACCGCAACGTGCAGGTGGCCTGGTTCGAGAACCCGGGTCGTCCGGGACCGATCGATGTCGGGTTGCCGTGGACGCAGCGCCGCATCGGCAGTGTGCGCGGGGCCTTCACGATCGACGTGCTGGATATCACCGGTGATGGCCGCGTGGACGTGGTGGCGACCAGCCCGGACCAGATGCAGCTCGTGCTCTTTGTGCAGCCCGAATCGGTCCTCGACCGTGGCTATGACTGGTTCACGGTTCCGATCGTGAATTTTCAGAGCTTCGAGCCGCGCACCGTGAAGGGCATCGACGTGGACAACGACGGACAACGCGAGCTGGTGGTCGGCGGCACGAATGGCGCCTTGCGCTATTTCAAGCCGGGTCCAACCCCACTGCACGAGTGGACCGGCTACGTGATCATGGATTTCCAACCCGCGGGTGACGTCGGTTTCCTCGGCTACGGCGATCTCGATGGCGACGGCGACGTCGATCTCGTCGTGGTAATCGACGCTCCGGCGGCGAATGCGAACCGCGTGTCCTGGGTGCGCAACGAGCTGATTTCGACGCCGTAG
- a CDS encoding site-specific DNA-methyltransferase, with amino-acid sequence MSMFELTPDTIYCGDSIELLNAAPAGSVDLVFADPPFNIGYVYDRYNDDRPDAEYVLWTRDWMAACVRILKSTGSFYIAIGDEFAADIRVLGRELGLHLRNWIIWHYTFGQSAKTKFARGHTHIFYFTKDRTEFTFNDHLLRFPSARHTEYQDLRANPLGRLPDDVWTEFPRVCGTFKERAGFHGCQMPEALLMRIVSASSNPGEVVLDPFIGSGTTAAAAKRLGRRYVGIDLSPEYAAHVRARLEPLRNELGARPVDGVWPALHEEMLLQLYRETGVALHNLLPNLVALKVIATSLSARAGTTYTAEAVRERLEALGKTKVMPKLPNDLPFVARRHAKQEGKRYERRILRQTTRRRSQAGDAPPGESRQRAI; translated from the coding sequence ATGTCTATGTTCGAACTTACCCCAGATACAATATATTGTGGCGACTCGATCGAACTGCTGAACGCCGCGCCGGCCGGCAGCGTGGACCTCGTGTTCGCAGACCCCCCCTTCAACATCGGTTACGTTTACGACCGCTACAACGACGACCGCCCCGACGCCGAGTACGTGCTCTGGACGCGCGATTGGATGGCGGCCTGTGTGCGCATCCTCAAATCCACCGGGTCGTTCTACATCGCCATCGGTGACGAGTTCGCGGCCGACATCCGGGTGCTCGGTCGCGAGCTGGGCCTGCACCTGCGTAACTGGATCATCTGGCACTACACGTTTGGACAGAGTGCCAAGACCAAGTTTGCCCGCGGTCACACCCACATCTTTTACTTCACGAAGGACCGGACGGAGTTCACTTTCAACGATCACCTGTTGCGCTTCCCGAGTGCCCGCCACACCGAGTATCAGGACTTGCGGGCGAATCCCCTCGGGCGCTTGCCGGATGACGTGTGGACCGAGTTTCCCCGGGTGTGCGGCACCTTCAAGGAACGTGCTGGGTTCCACGGCTGCCAGATGCCCGAAGCACTGCTGATGCGGATCGTCTCCGCCAGTAGCAATCCCGGCGAAGTCGTACTCGACCCCTTCATCGGCAGCGGCACCACGGCGGCGGCGGCCAAGCGTCTCGGGCGCCGGTACGTCGGAATCGACCTGTCGCCCGAGTACGCGGCACACGTGCGGGCGCGGCTCGAGCCGCTGCGCAACGAACTAGGCGCCCGGCCGGTGGACGGTGTCTGGCCTGCGCTGCACGAGGAGATGCTGCTGCAACTGTACCGTGAAACCGGGGTGGCGCTGCACAACCTGCTGCCGAATCTGGTGGCGCTGAAGGTGATCGCAACGTCGTTGAGTGCGCGGGCGGGGACCACCTACACGGCCGAGGCAGTCCGCGAGCGACTGGAGGCGCTCGGCAAGACCAAGGTCATGCCCAAGCTGCCGAACGACCTGCCCTTTGTCGCGCGCCGCCACGCGAAGCAGGAAGGGAAGCGGTACGAGCGCCGGATTCTGCGGCAGACCACGCGCCGCCGGAGTCAGGCCGGGGACGCGCCGCCCGGCGAATCCCGGCAGAGGGCGATCTGA
- a CDS encoding tetratricopeptide repeat protein, which produces MPRCFALACCLGALLCAGCVFTRPIANERLREGDAALASRNYALAVAEFREAVRLDPTFAEGHYKLGLAQKESGNLEEAASALQEAVRLDPNNAAPLFEFGEVLRLLQRSAQAIRAYVMACELEPRNFDYRFRLASAYHQSGDFEQAIAEYERALGLRPQDAFVYSNLGAALAALGRDYEAIRAYKQSLEADEAQPIVLVNLATVYLNQERWDTARRTLEAAIERHPDLSPAHERMGYTLWRMQDLLSAAASYRRAIQLDPRNSAARAGYGVVLMTQYLDDPSNVSLRDEAVESWHRSLELDPNQPKLRELVEKYRPKAERPPLQFEN; this is translated from the coding sequence ATGCCTCGCTGCTTTGCACTCGCCTGTTGCCTTGGCGCCCTGCTGTGCGCCGGCTGTGTCTTCACACGCCCGATCGCGAACGAACGCCTGCGCGAGGGCGACGCCGCACTGGCAAGCCGCAACTACGCGCTTGCCGTTGCCGAGTTTCGGGAAGCGGTCCGCCTCGATCCCACCTTTGCCGAGGGCCATTATAAACTCGGGCTCGCGCAGAAGGAGTCCGGCAACCTGGAAGAGGCCGCCTCCGCATTACAGGAGGCCGTGCGTCTCGACCCGAATAACGCCGCACCGCTGTTCGAGTTCGGTGAAGTGCTGCGCCTGCTGCAGCGCTCCGCGCAGGCCATCCGCGCTTACGTCATGGCGTGTGAGCTGGAGCCGCGCAACTTTGACTACCGCTTCCGACTGGCCTCCGCCTACCACCAGTCCGGCGATTTCGAACAGGCCATCGCGGAGTACGAGCGGGCTCTCGGTCTGCGCCCGCAGGACGCCTTTGTCTACAGCAACCTTGGAGCCGCCCTGGCCGCGCTTGGCCGCGACTACGAAGCCATTCGCGCCTACAAGCAATCGCTGGAGGCCGATGAGGCGCAACCCATTGTCCTCGTCAACCTCGCGACCGTGTATCTCAATCAGGAGCGGTGGGATACGGCCCGGCGCACGCTCGAAGCCGCGATCGAGCGCCACCCTGACCTTTCCCCGGCACACGAGCGCATGGGCTACACGCTCTGGCGCATGCAGGATCTCCTGTCCGCCGCCGCGAGCTACCGTCGCGCCATTCAGCTCGATCCGCGTAACTCCGCCGCCCGCGCCGGCTACGGCGTGGTCCTGATGACGCAGTACCTCGACGATCCGTCCAACGTCTCCCTGCGTGATGAAGCGGTGGAGTCCTGGCACCGCAGTCTGGAGCTCGATCCGAACCAGCCCAAGCTGCGCGAACTTGTCGAGAAGTACCGCCCCAAAGCCGAGCGCCCACCGCTCCAGTTCGAGAATTGA
- a CDS encoding DUF4230 domain-containing protein, producing the protein MTSAPATPALRVPGLIAWPLILAGLGTILWMTYQYGAAHAPRSAFASVSAAPRIEDVRALARLAVLRIRVADVIEGTTRGGRAAVIVKGDGDISVDMDSIAIEAVDTAARTATLRLPRPRPDRPRVDHDATRIFELRKTGLASLNPFADPRVDLLHDAMRAAQAQISALLDDPDLVSRAQQQAEAVLTAFYGQLGWNVTIEWRP; encoded by the coding sequence ATGACCTCCGCTCCCGCGACACCTGCGCTGCGCGTCCCAGGACTCATTGCCTGGCCGCTGATCCTGGCCGGTCTTGGCACGATCCTGTGGATGACCTACCAGTACGGCGCCGCGCACGCGCCGCGCTCCGCCTTTGCCAGTGTCTCCGCCGCGCCCCGCATCGAGGATGTCCGGGCGCTGGCGCGGCTGGCTGTGCTGCGGATTCGCGTCGCGGATGTGATCGAGGGCACCACGCGCGGCGGCCGGGCCGCGGTGATTGTGAAAGGGGACGGCGACATTTCCGTGGACATGGACTCGATCGCGATCGAAGCCGTCGACACCGCTGCGCGCACTGCGACGCTCCGCCTGCCGCGTCCGCGGCCGGACCGCCCACGTGTCGACCACGATGCGACTCGGATCTTCGAGTTGCGCAAGACGGGGCTCGCGAGTTTGAATCCGTTCGCAGACCCCCGCGTCGACCTGCTCCATGACGCCATGCGGGCCGCCCAGGCCCAGATCAGCGCGCTGCTCGACGATCCGGATCTGGTCAGTCGCGCACAACAACAGGCCGAAGCGGTCCTCACCGCCTTCTACGGGCAACTCGGCTGGAACGTCACCATTGAGTGGCGGCCGTAG
- the waaF gene encoding lipopolysaccharide heptosyltransferase II — protein sequence MRVVPGDFSDERSPRLLAPRARRILLIKPSSLGDIVHALPVLAALRAAYPHAHIAWLVANAFAPLLDKHPLLDEVIRFDRRHYGRMLRDPAAAAAFARFVRDLRTRRFDLVVDLQGLVRSGFLAWASGATWRIGFGNAREFGWLFYTHAVRPGARERHAIDRNRAVAQRLGLPRPRKEFPLGLRAAELAAVGELLARAGAGAPEHDHDPGGALPRAGRTPAARKQPFLAVVPGARWESKRWRPDRLAEVITRAHEELGAPAVLLGAPDDRTYTDEIRAALRVPVVDLVGRTTLRELVAVLALAEVVLCHDSGPMHVSAALGRRVVAVFGPTDVTRTGPYTESGRVVQRVLPCVPCRRRRCPLGHHACMQELGAEGVYRAVRESWLAQAVPPLPVLGSAASATQI from the coding sequence ATGCGTGTCGTGCCCGGCGACTTCTCCGATGAGCGTTCCCCACGCTTGCTGGCGCCGCGCGCGCGGCGGATCCTGCTGATCAAGCCGAGCTCGCTGGGCGACATCGTCCATGCCCTGCCCGTGCTCGCCGCACTGCGGGCGGCCTATCCCCACGCCCACATCGCGTGGCTCGTCGCCAACGCCTTCGCGCCGCTCCTCGACAAGCACCCGCTGCTCGATGAAGTCATTCGCTTCGACCGGCGGCACTACGGGCGCATGCTGCGCGACCCGGCCGCGGCCGCAGCGTTCGCGCGGTTCGTCCGCGACCTCCGCACGCGGCGCTTCGATCTCGTCGTCGATCTGCAGGGACTGGTGCGCAGCGGCTTCCTGGCGTGGGCCAGCGGGGCCACCTGGCGCATCGGCTTCGGAAACGCGCGCGAGTTCGGTTGGCTCTTCTATACCCATGCCGTACGGCCAGGCGCGCGGGAACGCCACGCCATTGACCGCAACCGGGCGGTGGCCCAGCGGCTGGGGCTGCCGCGGCCCCGGAAGGAATTTCCGTTGGGGCTGCGGGCGGCGGAGCTGGCTGCGGTCGGAGAGCTGCTGGCACGCGCGGGGGCTGGGGCGCCAGAGCACGACCACGACCCTGGAGGAGCGCTGCCGCGCGCCGGGCGGACACCGGCCGCACGGAAGCAGCCATTCCTGGCGGTCGTGCCCGGTGCGCGGTGGGAGTCCAAGCGGTGGCGGCCGGACCGGTTGGCGGAGGTGATCACGCGGGCGCACGAGGAGTTGGGGGCGCCGGCCGTGTTGCTCGGCGCGCCGGATGATCGGACTTACACGGACGAAATCCGCGCAGCCCTGCGAGTGCCGGTGGTGGATCTCGTCGGGCGCACGACGCTGCGCGAACTGGTGGCCGTGCTCGCCCTAGCCGAGGTCGTGCTGTGTCACGATTCCGGCCCGATGCATGTGTCCGCCGCATTGGGGCGGCGGGTGGTGGCGGTATTCGGACCCACCGATGTGACGCGGACAGGCCCCTACACCGAAAGCGGGCGCGTGGTGCAACGAGTGCTGCCATGCGTGCCGTGCCGGCGGCGAAGGTGTCCGCTGGGACATCACGCGTGCATGCAGGAGTTGGGGGCGGAGGGGGTTTATCGGGCGGTCCGGGAAAGCTGGCTGGCGCAGGCGGTGCCGCCGCTCCCGGTGCTTGGCAGCGCGGCTTCCGCAACACAGATTTGA
- a CDS encoding ABC transporter permease, whose translation MTPTSAVWFRFRRHRPAVLSLLLLAALVAVCFGLLPWSLSGMRVQDLAATRVPPSAVYLLGTDDVGRSLLWRTLYGGAISLALGLLSAAIAVFIGTLYGAVAGYVGGRLDELMMRLVDVLYALPTLLLVMLFTVSVGAWIEHTGWLDSEMTRFVVLILAIGGVSWLTMARVIRGQVLSLREQPYIEAARALGLPLPRIILRHILPNLVGPIVVFATLTVPQAILQESFLSFLGVGVQPPQATWGSLAADGVRLLNPVRFDWWLIVFPCGALSLTLLALNFLGDGLRDAFDVRAGRNR comes from the coding sequence ATGACCCCCACGAGCGCCGTCTGGTTCCGCTTTCGCCGGCACCGCCCCGCGGTGCTGAGTCTGCTGCTGCTGGCCGCGCTGGTGGCGGTCTGCTTTGGGTTGCTGCCGTGGTCGCTGAGCGGCATGCGGGTGCAGGATCTCGCCGCGACGCGCGTCCCGCCCTCGGCCGTATACCTGCTCGGAACTGACGACGTGGGCCGGAGTCTGCTCTGGCGCACACTTTACGGTGGGGCAATCTCGCTCGCGCTTGGGCTGCTGTCGGCGGCCATTGCGGTGTTCATCGGCACGCTCTACGGCGCAGTGGCGGGATACGTCGGAGGGCGACTCGACGAGCTGATGATGCGGCTGGTGGATGTGCTCTACGCGCTGCCGACACTGCTGTTGGTGATGCTCTTTACCGTTTCGGTCGGCGCGTGGATCGAGCACACCGGGTGGTTGGACTCCGAGATGACGCGCTTCGTGGTGCTGATCCTCGCGATCGGCGGCGTAAGCTGGTTGACCATGGCGCGCGTGATCCGCGGACAGGTGCTCTCGCTGCGCGAGCAGCCGTACATCGAGGCGGCCCGCGCGCTGGGCCTGCCGCTGCCGCGGATCATCCTGCGTCACATCCTGCCGAACCTCGTTGGTCCGATCGTGGTATTCGCCACACTCACGGTGCCGCAGGCGATTCTGCAGGAGTCGTTTTTGAGCTTTCTCGGCGTGGGTGTGCAGCCCCCGCAGGCAACCTGGGGTTCGCTTGCGGCCGATGGGGTGCGCCTGCTGAACCCGGTGCGGTTTGATTGGTGGCTGATCGTGTTTCCCTGCGGCGCTCTTTCACTGACGCTCCTGGCCCTCAACTTCCTGGGCGACGGTCTGCGCGACGCCTTCGATGTGCGGGCGGGTCGGAATCGCTGA
- a CDS encoding metal-dependent transcriptional regulator, producing METGDTWKKFDENVITHSAAHHLMAIHDLIERLGYARVSDVARQLNITRGSVSISLQPLKRAGLVEQDENRHLRLSDTGQQLVGAVKAKRLLLRRLLAEVLGVQPEQAEIDACKLEHLVSNETAQHVLAFLKFFDSDAARTSSFVRAWAGASAACRQDPEGCPTCADECLAAAVSEQAVPRSDS from the coding sequence TTGGAAACCGGCGATACCTGGAAGAAGTTCGACGAAAACGTCATCACCCATAGCGCCGCGCATCACCTCATGGCGATTCACGACCTGATCGAGCGCTTGGGGTATGCCCGCGTCTCCGATGTCGCTCGACAGCTCAACATCACGCGCGGCAGTGTCTCGATCTCCCTGCAGCCGTTGAAACGGGCGGGGCTGGTGGAACAGGATGAGAACCGCCACTTGCGGCTGTCGGACACCGGTCAGCAACTGGTCGGGGCGGTCAAGGCGAAACGGCTGCTGCTGCGTCGCCTGTTGGCGGAGGTGCTGGGGGTGCAGCCGGAGCAGGCGGAGATCGACGCCTGCAAGCTGGAGCACCTCGTCAGCAACGAGACGGCGCAACATGTGCTCGCCTTTCTGAAGTTTTTCGATTCGGATGCGGCCCGCACCAGCAGTTTCGTACGGGCGTGGGCGGGGGCGTCCGCTGCCTGCCGGCAGGATCCGGAGGGCTGTCCCACCTGTGCCGATGAGTGCCTGGCCGCCGCGGTCTCCGAGCAAGCCGTACCGAGGAGCGATTCTTGA
- a CDS encoding DUF3466 family protein yields the protein MRKANLVVAAFLAGTCVGSGWAQNGVLVERFQLIELPAKDGGESRAYAVNDIGQVIGWMAVGQTRHSAHWHNRVTTDLHGLVHFELKHPIFDQDRSEGYAISNGGQIVGTAWTMVDCDPSDVLATHAFVARPAVLTDLATPYPGDALTNLLTLGHPCIAHDSVATGISNKNHIVGWADRTDGVIHAFLVRPQGGRFSIDANQDFVNDLMIDLGIMSSAADPVSSAHAVNDLGYVTGYAYVTKADGTVAYHAYLLMPLDTDNDGVGDTWFMDANGNTSFEQSIANGGNGVNVLMLDLGTLGGTNSWGRDVNNNGLVVGESDFRSASGERVTRAFRWSAGTMMDLGTLRTDPNRGSSSASGVNDSGDIVGWAENDRSERRAFVYRNGQMQDLNTLLYLLDENGNSVTPTITLTEARDINADGVIVGWGAIKGSNGVATRAFLLSPVLVDPSVFDPNQNVPDGESPRPVTPGGATAPLFSSQTDFGPPTTGGTGGTGDGGGGPVAPAFGLCGAGALTFLPVMLVGLGWMRLGNRKR from the coding sequence ATGCGCAAAGCGAACCTGGTGGTGGCAGCGTTCCTGGCCGGCACGTGCGTCGGCAGCGGCTGGGCACAGAACGGCGTCCTGGTGGAACGTTTCCAACTGATCGAACTGCCCGCTAAGGATGGCGGCGAGAGCCGCGCCTATGCGGTCAACGATATCGGGCAGGTGATCGGCTGGATGGCGGTCGGACAGACGCGGCATTCCGCGCATTGGCACAACCGGGTCACGACTGACCTGCACGGACTGGTGCATTTCGAGTTGAAGCACCCGATCTTCGACCAGGACCGCAGCGAGGGTTATGCGATCTCGAACGGTGGCCAGATCGTCGGTACGGCTTGGACCATGGTGGACTGCGACCCGAGTGACGTGCTCGCGACGCACGCGTTCGTCGCGCGGCCGGCCGTGCTGACGGACCTGGCGACGCCCTATCCCGGTGATGCGCTGACGAACCTGCTGACGCTCGGACATCCCTGCATCGCGCACGACAGCGTGGCCACCGGGATCAGCAACAAGAACCACATCGTGGGTTGGGCGGACCGGACGGACGGCGTCATCCATGCATTCCTCGTACGGCCCCAGGGCGGGCGCTTCAGCATCGATGCGAACCAGGACTTCGTGAACGACCTCATGATTGACCTCGGGATCATGTCTTCGGCCGCGGACCCCGTGAGCAGCGCGCACGCAGTGAACGATCTCGGTTACGTGACCGGCTACGCCTACGTGACCAAGGCCGACGGCACGGTGGCGTACCACGCCTACCTGCTGATGCCGCTGGATACGGACAACGACGGCGTGGGCGACACCTGGTTCATGGATGCGAATGGGAACACGTCGTTCGAACAGTCGATCGCGAACGGCGGCAACGGCGTCAATGTGCTGATGCTCGACCTGGGCACCCTGGGCGGAACGAACAGTTGGGGCCGCGACGTCAATAACAACGGCCTGGTCGTGGGAGAGTCGGATTTCCGGTCCGCCAGCGGGGAGCGGGTCACGCGGGCCTTTCGCTGGTCAGCCGGCACGATGATGGACCTCGGCACGCTGCGTACCGACCCCAATCGCGGATCGAGCTCAGCGTCGGGTGTCAACGACAGCGGCGACATCGTGGGCTGGGCCGAGAACGATCGCAGCGAACGGCGCGCATTCGTGTACCGCAATGGCCAGATGCAGGATCTCAATACGCTGTTGTACCTGTTGGATGAGAATGGCAATTCCGTCACGCCGACCATCACCTTGACGGAGGCGCGCGATATCAACGCCGACGGCGTCATCGTGGGATGGGGTGCGATCAAGGGCTCGAACGGCGTGGCGACGCGAGCGTTCCTGCTGAGCCCGGTGCTGGTCGATCCCAGCGTGTTCGACCCCAATCAGAATGTCCCCGACGGCGAGTCGCCACGGCCGGTGACACCCGGCGGCGCCACGGCCCCCCTGTTCTCGAGCCAGACGGATTTCGGGCCGCCGACGACAGGTGGCACGGGTGGGACTGGAGACGGCGGCGGGGGACCGGTCGCACCGGCGTTCGGGTTGTGCGGCGCTGGTGCGCTGACGTTCCTGCCGGTGATGCTGGTCGGACTGGGTTGGATGCGGTTGGGAAATCGGAAACGGTAG